A section of the Pseudomonas sp. Q1-7 genome encodes:
- the secD gene encoding protein translocase subunit SecD: MLNKYPLWKYLLILAVLAIGLVYSAPNLYPDDPAIQISGTSTALKIQQSDLDKASDALKQAGIELKSASVGERGGLLRLTSLGDQLPAKDIVRKALGDDYVVALNLAPTTPDWLRNLGAAPMKLGLDLSGGVHFLLEVDMEKAVDARLKIYEGEVRTLLRKERIRYRSLPAQENGFQLGFADSESLGKAQALIRKSFTDFDMVATERGDQQVLQLALTQAKLAEIREYSIKQNLTTVRNRVNELGVAEPIVQRQGANRIVVELPGVQDTAEAKRILGKTANLEFRLAAEPTASKASTESFEFREPGRPPVPLERGLIITGDQVTDAQASYDENGRPQVNIRLDGHGGELMNRATRNNVGRSMAVIFIEQRPVTRYVIQDVDGVQKEVAVQSFKEEKKIISLATIQSPLGSQFRITGLTGQGESSELALLLRAGGLAAPMYFAEERTIGPSLGAENIVKGIESTEWAMIFVSLFIIAIYRFFGFLATIALAFNLVLLVGLMSVIGATLTLPGIAGIVLTLGMAVDANVLIYSRIREELGNGLSVQRAIHEGFDRAYTAIVDSNLTTLLVGGILFALGTGPIKGFAVTMSLGIMTSMFTAIMFTRGLVNLIFGGRNFKKLWI; this comes from the coding sequence ATGCTCAACAAGTACCCTCTGTGGAAATATCTGCTGATCCTAGCGGTGCTGGCGATCGGTCTGGTGTATTCCGCACCCAATCTCTATCCGGATGATCCGGCAATCCAGATCAGCGGCACCAGCACTGCGCTGAAGATCCAGCAGAGCGATCTGGACAAGGCGAGCGACGCCCTGAAGCAAGCCGGTATCGAACTCAAGTCCGCCAGTGTCGGTGAGCGTGGCGGTCTGCTGCGGCTGACCTCGCTGGGTGACCAACTGCCGGCCAAGGACATCGTGCGCAAGGCGCTTGGCGACGACTATGTGGTTGCGCTGAACCTGGCCCCGACCACTCCCGACTGGTTGCGCAACCTCGGTGCGGCGCCGATGAAGCTCGGCCTGGACCTTTCCGGTGGTGTGCACTTCCTGCTGGAAGTGGATATGGAGAAGGCGGTCGATGCGCGCCTGAAAATCTACGAAGGGGAGGTCCGCACCCTGCTGCGCAAGGAGCGTATTCGCTACCGCAGCCTGCCGGCGCAGGAAAACGGCTTCCAGCTCGGCTTCGCCGACAGCGAGTCCCTGGGCAAGGCCCAGGCACTGATCCGCAAGAGTTTCACCGACTTCGATATGGTCGCCACCGAACGTGGCGATCAGCAGGTGCTGCAGCTGGCGCTGACCCAGGCCAAGCTGGCGGAGATTCGCGAATACTCCATCAAGCAGAACCTGACCACCGTCCGCAACCGTGTGAACGAGCTGGGCGTTGCCGAACCGATCGTCCAGCGCCAGGGCGCCAACCGTATCGTGGTCGAGCTGCCGGGCGTGCAGGACACTGCCGAGGCCAAGCGTATCCTCGGCAAGACCGCCAACCTCGAGTTCCGCCTGGCAGCAGAGCCGACCGCGAGCAAGGCCTCCACCGAATCCTTCGAGTTCCGTGAGCCCGGTCGTCCGCCGGTGCCGCTGGAGCGCGGCCTGATCATCACGGGTGACCAGGTGACCGACGCCCAGGCCAGCTACGACGAAAACGGCCGTCCGCAGGTGAACATTCGCCTCGATGGCCACGGCGGCGAACTGATGAATCGCGCCACCCGCAACAACGTCGGTCGCAGCATGGCGGTGATCTTCATCGAGCAGCGTCCGGTGACCCGCTACGTGATCCAGGATGTCGACGGCGTTCAGAAGGAAGTCGCCGTACAGAGCTTCAAGGAAGAGAAGAAGATCATCAGTCTGGCGACCATCCAGTCTCCGCTGGGCAGTCAGTTCCGCATCACCGGTTTGACCGGCCAGGGCGAGTCCTCCGAGCTGGCCCTGCTGCTGCGTGCCGGCGGCCTCGCCGCACCGATGTACTTCGCCGAGGAGCGCACCATCGGTCCGAGCCTGGGCGCCGAGAACATCGTCAAGGGTATCGAGTCCACCGAATGGGCGATGATCTTCGTGTCGTTGTTCATCATCGCCATCTACCGCTTCTTTGGCTTCCTGGCCACCATCGCACTGGCATTCAACCTGGTGCTGCTGGTGGGCCTGATGTCGGTCATCGGTGCCACCCTGACCCTGCCGGGTATCGCGGGAATCGTGCTGACCCTGGGCATGGCCGTGGATGCCAACGTGCTGATTTACTCGCGTATTCGCGAGGAGCTGGGCAACGGGTTGTCGGTGCAGCGCGCCATTCATGAAGGCTTCGACCGTGCCTACACCGCAATCGTCGACAGTAACCTCACCACCCTGTTGGTGGGCGGCATCCTGTTCGCCCTCGGGACCGGTCCGATCAAGGGCTTCGCCGTGACCATGTCGCTGGGCATCATGACTTCGATGTTCACCGCCATCATGTTCACCCGCGGCCTGGTCAACCTGATCTTCGGTGGCCGCAACTTCAAGAAACTGTGGATTTGA
- the tgt gene encoding tRNA guanosine(34) transglycosylase Tgt yields MNFELLATDGKARRGRLTFPRGVVETPAFMPVGTYGTVKGMLPRDIEGIGAQIILGNTFHLWLRPGMEVIKRHGDLHDFMQWQGPILTDSGGFQVFSLGAMRKIKEEGVTFASPVDGAKVFMGPEESMQVQRDLGSDIVMIFDECTPYPADFDTAKRSMELSLRWAKRSKVAHGESSAALFGIVQGGMHEELRQRSLEGLSEIGFDGLAIGGLSVGEPKDEMIRVLDYLPGQMPVDKPRYLMGVGKPEDLVEGVRRGVDMFDCVMPTRNARNGHLFIDTGVLKIRNSVHKHDESPLDPSCDCYTCKHFSRAYLHHLDKCGEMLGSMLNTIHNLRHYQRLMAGLREAIQQGKLAAFVDAFYAKRGLPTPPLD; encoded by the coding sequence ATGAACTTCGAGTTGCTGGCCACCGACGGCAAGGCCCGTCGCGGCCGCCTGACCTTCCCCCGGGGCGTGGTTGAGACACCGGCCTTCATGCCTGTAGGAACTTACGGCACGGTAAAGGGGATGTTGCCGCGCGACATCGAAGGCATTGGTGCTCAGATCATCCTCGGCAATACCTTCCACCTGTGGCTGCGGCCGGGCATGGAGGTGATCAAGCGCCACGGCGACCTGCATGATTTCATGCAGTGGCAGGGGCCGATCCTCACCGATTCCGGCGGCTTCCAGGTATTCAGTCTGGGGGCCATGCGCAAGATCAAGGAGGAAGGCGTGACCTTCGCCTCGCCGGTGGACGGCGCCAAGGTGTTCATGGGGCCCGAGGAGTCCATGCAGGTCCAGCGCGACCTGGGTTCCGACATCGTGATGATCTTCGACGAGTGCACGCCCTATCCGGCGGACTTCGACACGGCCAAGCGCTCCATGGAGCTGTCCCTGCGCTGGGCCAAGCGTTCCAAGGTGGCCCATGGCGAGAGCAGCGCCGCGCTGTTCGGTATCGTCCAGGGCGGCATGCACGAGGAGCTGCGCCAGCGCTCCCTCGAGGGCCTGAGCGAGATAGGTTTCGACGGCCTGGCCATCGGCGGCCTGTCGGTGGGCGAGCCGAAGGACGAAATGATCCGTGTGCTGGACTACCTTCCCGGGCAGATGCCGGTGGACAAGCCGCGCTACCTGATGGGTGTCGGCAAGCCGGAGGATCTGGTGGAGGGCGTGCGTCGTGGCGTCGACATGTTCGACTGCGTGATGCCGACCCGCAATGCGCGAAACGGTCACCTGTTCATCGACACCGGCGTGCTGAAAATCCGCAACTCGGTGCACAAGCATGACGAGTCGCCACTGGACCCGAGCTGCGATTGTTACACCTGCAAACACTTCTCCCGCGCCTATCTGCACCATCTGGACAAATGCGGCGAAATGCTCGGCAGCATGTTGAATACAATCCACAACTTGCGGCATTACCAGCGTCTGATGGCTGGTTTGCGCGAGGCAATTCAACAGGGTAAATTGGCCGCTTTCGTCGATGCCTTCTATGCCAAGCGCGGACTACCGACTCCGCCCCTGGACTGA
- a CDS encoding cold-shock protein codes for MSNRQTGTVKWFNDEKGFGFITPESGPDLFVHFRAIEGSGFRSLKEGQKVTFEAVQGQKGMQADKVQVVN; via the coding sequence ATGTCGAATCGTCAAACCGGCACCGTCAAGTGGTTCAACGACGAGAAAGGTTTTGGTTTCATCACCCCGGAAAGCGGCCCGGATCTGTTCGTTCACTTCCGCGCTATCGAAGGCTCCGGCTTCCGCAGCCTGAAAGAAGGCCAGAAGGTCACCTTCGAAGCCGTACAAGGCCAGAAAGGCATGCAGGCAGACAAGGTTCAGGTAGTTAACTAA
- the secF gene encoding protein translocase subunit SecF — translation MIKSTIRFMAIRNVAFAITVIISLIGIGSLFAKGLNFGLDFTGGTLIELTYEKPADLEKIKRELAQVGYEDAVVQSFGASTDVLVRMAGEDPQLGNQVADALRKVDAESRFELKRVEFVGPQVGEELRDQGGLAMLLALGGILLYLAFRFQWKFGVGAVASLVHDVVVTLGILAFFQVPFDLTVLAAVLAMIGYSLNDTIIIFDRIRENFRVLRRADLIENIDVSCTQTLLRTIATSMSTALALIALLVFGGDSLHGFALSLLVGVVVGTYSSIYISAPVLIWLKLSSEDLIPPANTAEADDRP, via the coding sequence ATGATCAAGTCAACCATCCGTTTCATGGCGATACGCAACGTTGCGTTCGCCATTACCGTGATCATCAGCCTGATCGGTATCGGCAGCCTGTTCGCCAAGGGGCTGAACTTCGGCCTGGATTTCACTGGCGGTACCCTGATCGAGCTGACCTACGAGAAGCCGGCCGATCTGGAGAAGATCAAGCGCGAGCTGGCTCAGGTGGGGTACGAGGATGCCGTGGTGCAGAGCTTCGGCGCCTCCACCGATGTCCTGGTTCGTATGGCTGGCGAGGACCCGCAGCTCGGCAACCAGGTCGCCGATGCCCTGCGCAAGGTCGATGCCGAGAGCAGGTTCGAGCTCAAGCGCGTGGAGTTCGTGGGTCCTCAGGTCGGTGAAGAGCTGCGCGACCAGGGCGGCCTGGCCATGCTGCTGGCCCTGGGCGGGATCCTGCTGTACCTGGCCTTCCGCTTCCAGTGGAAGTTCGGTGTCGGCGCGGTGGCTTCCCTGGTTCACGACGTGGTGGTCACCCTGGGCATCCTGGCGTTCTTCCAGGTTCCCTTCGACCTCACCGTGCTCGCCGCGGTACTGGCGATGATCGGCTACTCGCTGAACGACACCATCATCATCTTCGACCGTATCCGCGAGAACTTCCGCGTGCTGCGCCGTGCGGACCTGATCGAAAACATCGACGTGTCCTGCACCCAGACCTTGCTGCGGACCATCGCCACTTCGATGTCCACCGCCCTGGCCCTCATCGCCCTGTTGGTCTTCGGTGGCGACAGTCTGCATGGCTTCGCCCTGTCGCTGCTGGTCGGCGTGGTAGTGGGTACCTACTCCTCCATCTACATCAGTGCCCCGGTGCTGATCTGGCTGAAACTATCCTCCGAAGATCTGATTCCACCGGCGAACACCGCCGAGGCGGATGACCGTCCCTGA
- the queA gene encoding tRNA preQ1(34) S-adenosylmethionine ribosyltransferase-isomerase QueA, whose protein sequence is MRVADFHFELPEALIARHPLAQRRASRLLVLEGETGALSHRHFVDLLEYLRPGDLMVFNNTRVIPARLFGQKASGGKLEILVERVLDSHRVLAHVRSSKSPKPGATLLIEGGGEAEMVARHDALFELRFAEEVLPLLDRVGHMPLPPYIDRPDEDADRERYQTVYARHAGAVAAPTAGLHFDQALLEAIAAKGVDSAFVTLHVGAGTFQPVRVERIEDHHMHHEWLEVGQDLVDAVAACRARGGRVIAVGTTSVRSLESAARDGQLKAFSGDTDIFLYPGRPFHVVDALVTNFHLPESTLLMLVSAFAGYPETMAAYAAAVEQGYRFFSYGDAMFITRNPAPRGPEDQA, encoded by the coding sequence ATGCGCGTAGCCGACTTCCATTTCGAGCTCCCCGAAGCTCTGATCGCCCGTCATCCCCTGGCCCAGCGCCGTGCAAGCCGCCTCCTCGTACTGGAGGGCGAAACCGGTGCCCTGAGCCATCGCCACTTTGTCGACCTGCTGGAATACCTGCGTCCCGGCGATCTGATGGTGTTCAACAACACCCGCGTGATTCCCGCACGCCTGTTCGGCCAGAAGGCCTCGGGCGGCAAGCTGGAAATCCTCGTCGAGCGCGTGCTCGACAGCCATCGCGTATTGGCCCATGTGCGCTCCAGCAAATCGCCCAAGCCGGGGGCGACGCTGCTCATCGAGGGTGGCGGCGAAGCCGAGATGGTTGCCCGCCACGATGCATTGTTCGAGCTGCGCTTCGCCGAGGAAGTCCTGCCGCTGCTGGATCGCGTCGGCCACATGCCGCTGCCCCCCTATATCGACCGCCCGGACGAGGATGCCGACCGCGAGCGTTACCAGACCGTCTACGCCCGCCATGCCGGCGCCGTCGCCGCGCCCACCGCCGGGCTGCATTTCGACCAGGCGTTGCTGGAGGCGATCGCCGCCAAGGGCGTGGACAGCGCATTCGTCACGCTGCATGTGGGTGCCGGCACCTTCCAGCCGGTGCGAGTGGAGCGTATCGAAGACCATCACATGCACCACGAGTGGCTCGAAGTCGGCCAGGACCTGGTGGACGCCGTGGCCGCCTGCCGCGCTCGTGGCGGCAGGGTGATCGCCGTCGGCACTACCAGCGTGCGTTCCCTGGAAAGCGCGGCGCGGGACGGCCAACTGAAAGCCTTCAGCGGCGATACCGACATCTTTCTGTATCCGGGCCGGCCCTTTCATGTGGTCGATGCCCTGGTCACCAACTTCCACCTGCCCGAATCCACCCTGCTGATGCTGGTATCGGCCTTCGCCGGCTATCCGGAAACCATGGCCGCCTACGCCGCCGCGGTGGAGCAGGGCTACCGCTTCTTCAGTTACGGTGATGCCATGTTCATCACCCGCAATCCCGCTCCGCGCGGGCCCGAGGACCAAGCATGA
- a CDS encoding RDD family protein — MPKHQLRPQGDFPAAGLVRRFAAIFYDFLLCVALLMVVTLIYQQVVLRLIYGGERLRQLADQGLLAGDPLLSTLLVFALFGFFAKFWTHAGQTLGMQVWGIRVQNRDGSAISLWQALLRFVIATGSWLALGLGFLWSLWDKDKRTWHDIYSETQVVRLPKGAHKK; from the coding sequence ATGCCGAAACATCAGCTGCGCCCCCAGGGCGATTTCCCCGCCGCCGGGCTGGTTCGCCGCTTCGCCGCGATCTTCTACGACTTCCTGCTCTGCGTCGCCCTGCTGATGGTGGTCACGCTGATCTACCAGCAAGTCGTGCTGCGCCTGATATATGGCGGCGAGCGCCTGCGCCAGTTGGCGGACCAGGGCCTGCTGGCCGGCGATCCACTGCTCTCCACCCTGCTGGTATTCGCCCTGTTTGGCTTCTTCGCCAAGTTCTGGACCCACGCAGGCCAGACCCTCGGCATGCAGGTCTGGGGCATCCGCGTGCAGAACCGGGACGGTTCGGCCATCAGCCTGTGGCAGGCACTGCTGCGCTTCGTGATCGCCACCGGATCCTGGCTGGCGCTGGGACTGGGCTTCCTCTGGAGCCTCTGGGACAAGGACAAGCGCACCTGGCACGATATCTATTCCGAAACCCAGGTGGTCCGCCTGCCGAAGGGCGCGCACAAGAAATGA
- the lptF gene encoding LPS export ABC transporter permease LptF produces the protein MIVFRYLSREVLVTLSAVSAVLLVIIMSGRFIKYLAQAAQGALDPGVLFLIMGFRIPGFLQLILPLGLFLGFLLAYGRLYLESEMAVLSATGMSQQRLMAYSLAPALLVALVVAWLSLGLAPQGVSQVARILNEQDALTELDTLVPGRFQALKGGGRVTYTETLSADRGELGSVFISEKRVSRQDGKDRGIGVLVAEKGHQEIQPDGSRYLILKNGYRYDGNPGKADYRIIQYETYGVLLPKPEISAEIGEREAVPTAELIGSDNPRYQAELQWRLSIPLLVFVVTLLAVPLSKVNPRQGRFLKLLPAILLYMAYLSLLIAARGQLDKGRIPMALGLWWVHGLFIAIGLLLLYWEPLRLKWAARRDAREVAHG, from the coding sequence TTGATTGTCTTCCGTTATCTCTCCCGCGAGGTCCTGGTCACCCTGAGCGCGGTCAGCGCCGTGCTGCTGGTGATCATCATGAGCGGCCGTTTCATCAAATACCTGGCACAGGCCGCGCAAGGCGCCCTCGACCCGGGCGTGTTGTTCTTGATCATGGGTTTCCGGATTCCCGGTTTCCTCCAGCTTATCCTGCCCTTGGGGCTGTTCCTCGGTTTCCTGCTGGCCTATGGCCGGCTCTACCTCGAAAGCGAAATGGCCGTGCTCAGCGCCACCGGCATGAGCCAGCAGCGCCTGATGGCCTACAGCCTGGCGCCGGCGCTGCTGGTGGCGCTGGTCGTGGCCTGGCTGAGCCTGGGCCTGGCGCCCCAGGGCGTGAGCCAGGTGGCGCGCATCCTCAACGAGCAGGACGCCCTGACCGAGCTTGATACCCTGGTGCCCGGACGCTTCCAGGCGCTCAAGGGCGGCGGCCGGGTGACCTACACCGAGACCCTGTCCGCTGACCGGGGCGAGCTGGGCAGTGTATTCATCTCCGAGAAGCGTGTTTCGCGTCAGGATGGCAAGGATCGGGGTATCGGTGTGCTGGTGGCGGAGAAGGGCCATCAGGAAATCCAGCCGGACGGTAGCCGCTACCTGATCCTGAAGAATGGCTACCGCTACGACGGCAACCCCGGCAAGGCCGACTACCGCATCATCCAGTACGAAACCTACGGCGTGCTGCTGCCCAAGCCGGAAATCAGCGCCGAAATCGGCGAGCGCGAGGCGGTACCCACCGCCGAACTGATCGGTAGCGACAATCCGCGCTACCAGGCCGAGTTGCAGTGGCGCCTTTCCATCCCGCTGCTGGTATTCGTGGTCACGTTGCTGGCGGTGCCGCTGTCGAAGGTCAATCCGCGCCAGGGCCGTTTCCTCAAACTGCTCCCGGCGATCCTGCTGTATATGGCGTACCTGTCCCTGCTGATTGCCGCACGTGGCCAACTGGACAAGGGGCGTATTCCTATGGCCCTCGGCCTCTGGTGGGTGCATGGGCTGTTCATCGCGATCGGCCTGCTGTTGTTGTACTGGGAGCCTCTGCGCCTGAAGTGGGCGGCTCGTCGTGATGCCCGTGAGGTGGCCCATGGTTAG
- a CDS encoding glycine zipper 2TM domain-containing protein, with protein MNKSMLVGTVLGAVGVTAGGAVATYSLVGNNGPEYAEVLAVQPINETVKTPREVCNDVAVTRQKPVKDQHQIAGTVIGAVAGGLLGNQVGGGTGKKIATVAGAVGGGYAGNKVQEHMQANDTYTTTETRCKTVTDTSERLVGYDVKYQLDGKVGQVRMDHDPGRQIPVTKDGQLILSQQGVGNTLSQGGGAGVQQ; from the coding sequence GTGAACAAGTCGATGCTCGTCGGTACTGTTTTGGGTGCGGTTGGCGTGACTGCCGGCGGCGCTGTGGCCACCTACAGCCTGGTAGGTAATAACGGCCCGGAGTATGCCGAAGTGCTCGCTGTCCAACCGATCAATGAAACCGTGAAGACGCCGCGTGAAGTCTGCAATGACGTGGCGGTGACTCGTCAGAAGCCTGTGAAGGACCAGCATCAGATCGCCGGCACCGTAATTGGCGCGGTGGCGGGCGGCCTGCTGGGCAACCAGGTCGGTGGTGGTACCGGCAAGAAGATCGCCACGGTTGCCGGAGCCGTGGGGGGTGGTTACGCGGGCAACAAGGTGCAGGAGCATATGCAGGCCAATGACACCTACACGACCACTGAAACCCGCTGCAAGACCGTCACCGACACCAGCGAGCGGCTGGTGGGCTATGACGTGAAATACCAGTTGGACGGCAAGGTCGGTCAGGTCCGCATGGATCACGACCCGGGCCGGCAGATCCCCGTCACCAAGGACGGCCAATTGATCCTCAGCCAGCAGGGGGTTGGTAACACCCTGTCCCAGGGCGGTGGTGCGGGCGTCCAGCAATAA
- a CDS encoding leucyl aminopeptidase, with amino-acid sequence MEFLVKSARLETLKTATLVVAVGEGRKLGEAAKTLDTAAGGAISALLKRGDLAGKVGQTLLLHSLPNLKAERVLLVGSGKERELSDRQFRKMIAAVNGVLKGLGGTDAILALGELAVKGRDAYGKSRLLVETLADGAYVFDRFKSQKAAPQSLKKLTLLVDKSDQAEAERGSLHAQAIASGMAFTRDLGNLPPNLCHPSFLAEEAKSLAKAHKNLKVEVLDEKKLKELGAGAFLAVAQGSEQPPRMIVLNYQGGKKEDKPFALVGKGITFDTGGISIKPAAGMDEMKYDMCGAASVLGTFRAVLELQLPINLVGLLACAENMPSGRATRPGDIVTTMSGQTVEILNTDAEGRLVLCDTLTYAERFKPQAVIDIATLTGACIVALGSNTSGLMGNNDALVKQILKAGEYADDRAWQLPLFDEYQEQLDSPFADIANIGGPKAGTITAGCFLSRFAKKFHWAHLDIAGTAWVSGGKDKGATGRPVPLLTQFLLDRVK; translated from the coding sequence ATGGAATTCCTCGTCAAAAGCGCCCGTCTGGAAACCCTGAAAACCGCCACCCTGGTCGTCGCTGTCGGCGAAGGACGCAAGCTCGGCGAAGCCGCCAAGACCCTCGATACCGCAGCCGGCGGTGCCATCAGCGCCCTGCTCAAGCGCGGCGACCTGGCCGGCAAAGTCGGCCAGACCCTGCTCCTGCACAGCCTGCCCAACCTCAAGGCCGAGCGCGTACTGCTGGTGGGCAGTGGCAAGGAGCGCGAGCTCTCTGACCGCCAGTTCCGCAAAATGATCGCCGCCGTGAACGGCGTGCTGAAAGGCCTCGGCGGCACCGACGCCATCCTCGCCCTCGGCGAGCTGGCGGTGAAAGGCCGCGACGCCTACGGCAAGAGCCGCCTGCTGGTGGAAACCCTCGCCGACGGCGCGTACGTCTTCGACCGTTTCAAGAGCCAGAAGGCCGCCCCCCAGTCCCTGAAGAAGCTCACCCTGCTGGTCGACAAGAGCGATCAGGCCGAGGCCGAGCGCGGCAGCCTGCACGCCCAGGCCATCGCCAGCGGCATGGCCTTCACCCGCGACCTCGGCAACCTGCCGCCGAACCTCTGCCATCCGAGCTTTCTCGCCGAGGAAGCCAAGTCCCTGGCCAAGGCACACAAGAACCTCAAGGTCGAAGTGCTGGACGAGAAGAAGCTCAAGGAACTGGGTGCTGGCGCCTTCCTCGCCGTGGCCCAGGGCAGCGAGCAGCCGCCGCGGATGATCGTGCTCAACTACCAGGGCGGCAAGAAGGAAGACAAACCCTTCGCACTGGTGGGCAAGGGCATCACCTTCGACACCGGCGGCATCAGCATCAAACCCGCTGCCGGCATGGACGAAATGAAGTACGACATGTGCGGCGCCGCCAGCGTGCTCGGTACCTTCCGCGCCGTGCTGGAGCTGCAGCTGCCGATCAACCTGGTGGGTCTGCTGGCCTGCGCCGAGAACATGCCCAGTGGCCGCGCCACCCGTCCGGGCGATATCGTCACGACCATGAGCGGCCAGACCGTGGAAATCCTCAACACCGACGCCGAAGGCCGCCTGGTGCTGTGCGATACCCTCACCTACGCCGAGCGCTTCAAGCCCCAGGCGGTGATCGACATCGCCACCCTCACCGGCGCCTGCATCGTGGCCCTTGGCAGCAACACCTCGGGCCTGATGGGCAACAACGACGCGCTGGTGAAGCAGATCCTCAAGGCCGGTGAATATGCTGACGACCGCGCCTGGCAACTGCCGCTGTTCGACGAGTACCAGGAGCAACTGGACAGCCCCTTCGCCGACATCGCCAACATCGGCGGCCCGAAGGCCGGCACCATCACCGCCGGCTGCTTCCTGTCGCGGTTCGCCAAGAAGTTCCACTGGGCGCACCTGGATATCGCCGGCACCGCCTGGGTCAGCGGCGGCAAGGACAAAGGCGCCACTGGCCGCCCGGTGCCGCTGCTCACCCAGTTCCTGCTGGATCGCGTCAAGTGA
- the lptG gene encoding LPS export ABC transporter permease LptG, translated as MVRLDRYIGTSVFFGIVAVLGVIVSLAALFAFIDELGDVGGDYGVLAAAWYVFLTLPRRVYDMLPMAALIGSLIGLGALASSSELTVMRAAGVSIGRIVWAVMKPMLVLMLAGVLIGEYVAPWSENLAQANRSLAQGGGEAQSSKRGLWHRQGEEFVHINAVQPNGVLYGVTRYRFDGERHMQSASFARRALYQGDYWQLEDVSTTHFRGDHTEVVNSVTERWDVELKPELLGTVVMEPEALSITGLWRYTHYLAEQGLNNGRYWLAFWIKVLQPLVTAALVLMAISFIFGPLRSVTLGQRVFTGVVIGFVVRISQDLLGPSSLVFGFSPLFAVLVPAGVCALAGLLLLRRAG; from the coding sequence ATGGTTAGGTTGGATCGTTATATCGGCACCAGTGTGTTCTTCGGGATCGTCGCGGTGCTGGGGGTTATCGTCAGCCTTGCGGCGCTGTTCGCCTTCATCGACGAACTGGGTGACGTGGGCGGCGACTACGGTGTGCTCGCCGCGGCCTGGTACGTCTTCCTCACGCTGCCGCGACGGGTCTACGACATGCTGCCGATGGCGGCGCTGATCGGCAGTCTGATCGGCCTTGGCGCCCTGGCCAGCAGCAGCGAGCTGACGGTGATGCGCGCGGCCGGCGTGTCCATCGGCCGGATCGTCTGGGCGGTGATGAAGCCCATGCTGGTGCTGATGCTGGCGGGTGTGTTGATCGGCGAATACGTGGCGCCCTGGAGCGAGAACCTGGCCCAGGCCAATCGCTCCCTGGCCCAGGGTGGTGGCGAGGCGCAGAGTTCCAAGCGCGGCCTCTGGCATCGCCAGGGCGAAGAGTTCGTGCACATCAACGCCGTGCAGCCCAATGGTGTGCTCTACGGTGTTACCCGCTATCGCTTCGATGGTGAGCGGCACATGCAGTCGGCGAGTTTCGCCAGGCGTGCGCTGTACCAGGGTGACTACTGGCAACTGGAAGATGTGTCCACCACCCATTTCCGTGGCGACCACACCGAAGTGGTGAACAGCGTTACCGAACGCTGGGACGTCGAGCTCAAGCCAGAGTTGCTCGGCACCGTGGTGATGGAGCCTGAGGCGCTGTCCATCACCGGCCTGTGGCGCTACACCCATTACTTGGCCGAGCAGGGCTTGAATAACGGTCGCTACTGGCTGGCGTTCTGGATCAAGGTGCTGCAGCCGCTGGTTACCGCAGCCCTGGTGCTGATGGCGATTTCCTTCATCTTTGGTCCGCTGCGCTCGGTGACCCTGGGGCAGCGGGTATTCACCGGCGTGGTGATCGGTTTCGTGGTGCGCATCAGCCAGGATCTGCTCGGACCGTCGAGTCTGGTGTTCGGCTTCTCGCCGCTGTTCGCGGTGCTGGTGCCGGCGGGTGTTTGTGCCCTGGCCGGCCTGTTGCTGCTACGGCGCGCGGGCTGA
- the yajC gene encoding preprotein translocase subunit YajC, translating to MSFLIPAAYADAAAPAAAGPAGTGFEWVFLIGFLVIFYLMIWRPQAKRAKEHKSLLAGLQKGDEVVTSGGIAGKVTKVSDDFVVIEVSDSVELKFQKAAIAATLPKGTLKAI from the coding sequence ATGAGCTTTCTGATTCCCGCCGCCTATGCCGACGCTGCTGCCCCGGCCGCCGCAGGCCCCGCCGGTACCGGTTTCGAGTGGGTTTTCCTGATCGGTTTTCTGGTCATCTTCTACCTGATGATCTGGCGTCCCCAGGCCAAGCGCGCGAAGGAGCACAAGAGCCTGCTCGCCGGCCTGCAGAAGGGCGACGAAGTGGTCACCTCCGGCGGCATCGCCGGCAAGGTCACCAAGGTGAGCGATGACTTCGTGGTTATCGAAGTGTCTGACAGCGTCGAGCTGAAATTCCAGAAGGCGGCTATCGCGGCGACCCTGCCGAAGGGCACCCTGAAAGCCATCTGA